The Streptococcus downei MFe28 DNA window AGATTTAGACAGCCCATCGTAAGTGACAGAGAATTTATCCCCAACCTTGACGCTCAACCATTCAGCTTCTTTGTTAGAGTATGGACTGGTGCTAACCACATCACCTTCTTTGAGATTGTTAGATTCATATTGCTTAACGCCACCATCATTAGCCAAGCGCTGTTGTGCATCTTTAGTAAGATAAGAGCTAATGCCGTCAATCTTATGAGTCGCATTAGGCTCACGTAGGAAGGTCAACTCCTGTGCTTTTTGAGTCTGAGTTAAGCCAGTATCAGCTAAGAACTTATCATGAGCTTCTTTAGCATTTTTATACTGTTTCAGAGCAGTTTCATACTCTAGAAGCTCGGTATTGTAGTCAATGGTGTCTTTTTCAAACTGAGCTTTATCAGCATTATATTTGGCTTCAGCTTCCGCATTTGCCTTATCAGCAGCTGCTTTCTCAGCTACTTTAGCATCATATTCGGCCTTGTCAGCGTCGTACTTAGCCTTCGCCTGATCGTACTCGGCTTTCTTAGCATCATACTCAGCCTTAGCCGTATTATAAGCATCTCTTGCCGCTTGATTGTCTGCCTGGATTTGTGTGTTTTGCGCTTCTGCAGCTGCCTTATCCGCTACTGCCTTGTCGTAGGCTGCCTTGTCTTGCTCGTACTGAGCTTGCGCAGTTTGGTACGCGGCTTGGGCCTGCTCATAGGCGGCCTGTGCTGCGGCATTATCCGCTTGGATTTGTGTGTTTTGCGCTTCTGCAGCTGCCTTATCCGCTACTGCCTTGTCATAAGCGGCCTTATCTTGCTCATACTGAGCTTGAGCAGCTTGGTACGCCGCTTGGGCCTGCTCATAGGCGGCCTGTGCTGCAGCATTATCCGCTTGGATTTGCGTGTTTTGTGATTCTGCAGCTGCCTTATCCGCTACTGCCTTATCGTAGGCTGCCTTGTCTTGCTCATACTGAGCTTGCGCAGTTTGGTACGCGGCTTGCGCTTGTTCATAAGCCGCTTGCGCTGCAGCGTTGTCGGCTTGGATTTGTGTGTTTTGCGCTTCCGCAGCTGCCTTATCCGCTACTGCCTTATCGTAGGCTGCCTTATCTTGCTCATACTGAGCTTGCGCAGTTTGGTACGCGGCTTGCGCTTGTTCATAAGCCGCTTGCGCTGCAGCGTTGTCGGCTTGGATTTGTGTGTTTTGCGCTTCCGCAGCTGCCTTATCCGCTACTGCCTTATCGTAGGCTGCCTTATCTTGCTCATACTGAGCTTGCGCAGCTTGGTACGCGGCTTGCGCTTGTTCATAAGCCGCTTGCGCTGCAGCGTTATCCGCTTGGATTTGTGTGTTTTGCGCTTCTGCAGCTGCCTTATCCGCTACTGCCTTGTCGTAGGCTGCCTTGTCTTGCTCATACTGAGCTTGCGCAGTTTGGTACGCCGCTTGGGCCTGCTCATAGGCGGCCTGTGCTGCAGCATTATCCGCTTGGATTTGCGTGTTTTGTGATTCTGCAGCTGCCTTATCCGCTACTGCCTTATCGTAGGCTGCCTTGTCTTGCTCATACTGAGCTTGCGCAGTTTGGTACGCGGCTTGCGCTTGTTCATAAGCCGCTTGCGCTGCAGCGTTGTCGGCTTGGATTTGTGTGTTTTGCGCTTCCGCAGCTGCCTTATCCGCTACTGCCTTATCGTAGGCTGCCTTATCTTGCTCATACTGAGCTTGCGCAGTTTGGTACGCCGCTTGGGCTTGTTCATAAGCCGCTTGCGCTGCAGCGTTGTCGGCTTGGATTTGTGTGTTTGTTGCTATAGCATTTTCATGTGCTACTTTGACAGACTCATAAAATGACTTTGCAACTTCATATTTAGTTTGCTCATCCTTATAAACTTGAAGAGCGGATTCATAAGCAGCCTTTGCTTCAGCGTTGCGAGCATCAGCTTGGGCTTTTTCAGCTACTGCTGCCTCGTAAGCTGCTTTAGCAGTATCATATTGAGCTTTAGTCTTCTCATATTGAGCAAGATCAGCTTCATACGCTGCTTGCGCTTGTTCATAAGCCGCTTGCGCTACAGCGTTCTCTGCTTGGATTTGAGTGTTTGTTGCTATTGCGGCTTCAGTTGCTTTTACAGCTGCTTCATATTCAGCTTGTTTTTGAGCATAGTCAGCATCTGCGGCTTTTTGAGCCTCCGTTGCTGCTTTCACTTCTTGGACCTGAGCTTGATTGTCAGCTGCAGCTGCTTCTGTCGATGGTTGAAACTGAGGTTCAGTCTCTTCCACCTGAACACCCGCTTGTTCAGCATTAGCCTTGGCATCTTCTAAAGCAGATGAAGTAACTTGACTAGTCACAGTTGTCGTATCATCTTCCCTTTCTACAGAGACTACGCTAGCTGTTTCCTGATCAGCAGTTGCCGAGCTCTCTCCTATGTTGTCTGTCGTACTGCTAGTTGGCTGGCTTGTACCAGACGCGGAATTACCTGCTGTTTCATCAGCCAATACAGTAGGGCCATTAAGAGCAACAACAGCTGTCCCAAGTAAGACAGAAGCCGCACCCAAACTATACTTTCTAATAGAGAAGCGTTGTGAACGTTTTTCCATAATATATTCCCCCATATACTAGAAATGTTTTCTTCGTTTAAAGTTTTAGAAAATTAAACTTGCCTTATCAATTATAGCAGAAACTTTACCGAATACAAGCAATTTTGTCCGCAAAAAACGGGCTGGAAAAGAAAGCGGTTTCTTAACAGATTATTAAAAACTATGAACCAGTCCAAACCCTAATATTATCAGGCTTTCAAAGACCCTAAAAACCAAGTTAGCCTTAAACTGACTTAGGAAAATCTAATTTTTAAAAGTTTTTATCGAAATCTTTACAGTTATGTTAACGGCGATTCTGGCTAGATTTATAAGACAGATTCTGAAATCTGTCCACTTGGATAGTCTAAATAAAATTTCTTGACCTCCCGCAATAGGCTCCCTGAGAATTTTTCTAGAAGTTAGTTGTCTCCCTAATTGCTGTACACCATTTCTAGAAATTGGTTGTCTCCCTAATTCCTGAACGCCAAAAGAGGACCAGTCGACTGGTCCTCTTGGGTCTATCTCAAAATATGGGGAAAGAAGAGATATCTAGGTTAGACTATCTTAGTCTTCTTGGCGTTTTTTCGCAGCCAACATTGTTGAAACAGCGAAGGCAACCATGCCTAGTCCGAAGACTGCCAAGCCATAGCCTTCTGCATCACCAGTTTGTGGCAAGCTTTCTTGCGCAACTGGTGTTGCCTTGACTGGTTTTGGACTTTCATTCTTAACTGGTTTACTTGGTTCAACCGGTTTAGAAGGTTTATTTGGAACATTAGGAGTTGTTGGTGTTTCAGGTTTTGGTTCCTTGACACTTTCAACGACAATGTTCTTGTGCCATTTAACGTTTGGTTTGGTAGGTTCGTTTGGTTTGGTTGGTACCTTAGGCACTTCTACTGTAATTGTCTTAGGTGGCACTGGAGCTGTTGGTGGCGTTGGTGCCTTAGGCTCAGTTGGTTTCTTAGGTACAACAATATTAATGGTTTTAGGTGGTGTTGGCGCTACCGGTGGCGTTGGTTGTTTGGGCTCAGTGGGTTTATCTGGGATTTCAACCGTTGTCATCTTAGGCGGCTCTGGCGCTACCGGTGGCGTTGGTTGTTTGGGCTCAGTGGGTTTATCTGGGATTTCAACCGTTGTCATCTTAGGCGGCTCTGGCGCTACCGGTGGCGTTGGTTGTTTGGGCTCAGTGGGTTTATCTGGGATTTCAACCGTTGTCATCTTAGGCGGCTCTGGCGCTACCGGTGGCGTTGGTTGTTTGGGCTCAGTGGGTTTATCTGGGATTTCAACCGTTGTCATCTTAGGCGGCTCTGGCGCTACCGGAGGTGTTGGTTGTTTGGGCTCAGTGGGTTTATCTGGAACTTCAACAACAATTTTAGTTGGCGGCGTTGGTGGTGTTGGAGCTGTCGGTTGTTTGGGCTCTTCTCCCGGTTTCTTAGGATAGCCAACAGTGGAGTTGATCGCAAACCAGTAGATAGTTGGAGCTCCAACGGCATTAGCACCCTTAGCGGTGAAGACCAAATGACCATTAGTCATCTGCATACCGGCACCACCGTAATAGAGGTAAGGTGATTCTTCATCATCCCAACCACGTAGGTTAGGAGTTGACTCACCGTTGAAGACAGCACCGTGTTCAATGTATTGGTTGTCAGCGTTTGAAGTTGCTTCATGCGTATTGGCATCGTAGCTAACGCTGGAGTTTGGAATAGCAATGTAGCGGTTGTCGCCGATATTAACAAACTCTTGGTGTTCCACATTTTGGAATTTCTTCTTCGGTGTGAAGGTAATCATGCCTGTTTCAGCATCAACGGTGTAGCTACCGATAACATCATCCTTTTGAACACCATTATCATCGTAACCATAGTCTTGGTTACCGATTGAGTGAGCATTGGCACTACCAGAAGCATTAACGGTTTTATCGTCAGTTGTTGCTTCCCCAGTAAGGTTTTCAACTTGACTGCCGTCAACAGCATAGCTTTGAGTAACAATCTTGAGAGGGTTGTCAGCTGAAATATTAACCGTCTTACCACCGAAGTCAGCATAACCAGACTTGGTTTGTACTTCACCGTTTTGGATGTCTGGGTGACTGCCATCAGCATAAGGATTCCAGGTACCACGAACGACATTACCCTCAGTATCGCGGGCTTCAACTGTCAAGGCACGTGGGGTATCTTCACTTGATACGTAAGCCGCACCAGTCC harbors:
- a CDS encoding GbpC/Spa domain-containing protein, whose protein sequence is MEKRSQRFSIRKYSLGAASVLLGTAVVALNGPTVLADETAGNSASGTSQPTSSTTDNIGESSATADQETASVVSVEREDDTTTVTSQVTSSALEDAKANAEQAGVQVEETEPQFQPSTEAAAADNQAQVQEVKAATEAQKAADADYAQKQAEYEAAVKATEAAIATNTQIQAENAVAQAAYEQAQAAYEADLAQYEKTKAQYDTAKAAYEAAVAEKAQADARNAEAKAAYESALQVYKDEQTKYEVAKSFYESVKVAHENAIATNTQIQADNAAAQAAYEQAQAAYQTAQAQYEQDKAAYDKAVADKAAAEAQNTQIQADNAAAQAAYEQAQAAYQTAQAQYEQDKAAYDKAVADKAAAESQNTQIQADNAAAQAAYEQAQAAYQTAQAQYEQDKAAYDKAVADKAAAEAQNTQIQADNAAAQAAYEQAQAAYQAAQAQYEQDKAAYDKAVADKAAAEAQNTQIQADNAAAQAAYEQAQAAYQTAQAQYEQDKAAYDKAVADKAAAEAQNTQIQADNAAAQAAYEQAQAAYQTAQAQYEQDKAAYDKAVADKAAAESQNTQIQADNAAAQAAYEQAQAAYQAAQAQYEQDKAAYDKAVADKAAAEAQNTQIQADNAAAQAAYEQAQAAYQTAQAQYEQDKAAYDKAVADKAAAEAQNTQIQADNQAARDAYNTAKAEYDAKKAEYDQAKAKYDADKAEYDAKVAEKAAADKANAEAEAKYNADKAQFEKDTIDYNTELLEYETALKQYKNAKEAHDKFLADTGLTQTQKAQELTFLREPNATHKIDGISSYLTKDAQQRLANDGGVKQYESNNLKEGDVVSTSPYSNKEAEWLSVKVGDKFSVTYDGLSKSKMIVDGVEHDISKVIYRYEILNLPSNNGKGIAKVDADPTITLTVGASTDKADEPIRVAVDVEFYDENGQMYDLSQRKAIVALNSLNHWDGAAYANGSDKPRELVVEAKDADGNTVRGTWAPYADGSSPSLNNGAPVVKSGYAGFGGKTVTISESNPLKIIAQKAGWNGSWIVEKETTVPENYVYASGGGNGHSTGLDEYKFGDQDDVLGTYRIDPTSGLITFTPKKKFQSIKHQEFVNIGDKEFVAIPNSSVTYNPDTKEVTSEKDNQYIEHGAVFNGETTPTLRGWDDADSPYLYYGGAGVKMTDGHLVFTANGANADGQPTVYWFAINSNVGFPKDPGDAPKAPEKPTPPTPPTPKTVTVPTPPTEPTPPTPPTEPTDKPTVPVPSVPDEPTPPTPPTAPEVKPEVDVPSVPDEPTPPTPPTAPEVKPAVDVPSVPDEPTPPTPPTAPEVKPTVDVPSVPDEPTPPTPPTAPEVKPEVDVPSVPDKPTPPTPPTAPEVKPEVDVPSVPDEPTPPTPPTAPEVKPTVDVPSVPDKPTPPTPPTAPEVKPEVDVPSVPDEPTPPTPPTAPEVKPTVDVPSVPDEPTPPTPPTAPNYDIVEVPADPGEEPKAPTPPTEPNYKPTVDVPEIPEAPERKQISVKWHKNLIVEKFKDPKPEKPALKEPVTPVKVADPAPVSVTSEKTLPQTGDSNSYGLALFGMGMTAFAAATLLGSLKKRK